A single region of the Pseudalkalibacillus berkeleyi genome encodes:
- a CDS encoding universal stress protein — protein MFTQILLASDGSDHAIRAAEKVSMIVNGNESAKVTVLYVIDGATSKSDVLSQGSKEGIEEKRKQRLHHTEAILQEQGITYDIKVLRGEPGPTIVQYANENPYDLVVIGSRGLNTFQEMVLGSVSHKVAKRVQCPVMIVK, from the coding sequence ATGTTTACACAAATACTTCTAGCATCAGATGGATCAGATCATGCAATAAGAGCTGCCGAAAAAGTAAGTATGATCGTTAATGGTAATGAATCCGCTAAGGTGACAGTATTATATGTTATTGATGGGGCCACATCAAAATCGGACGTCCTTTCTCAAGGCAGTAAAGAGGGAATAGAGGAGAAACGTAAACAACGCCTTCATCATACAGAGGCAATTTTACAAGAGCAGGGGATCACTTATGACATTAAAGTTTTAAGAGGAGAACCTGGGCCTACAATTGTTCAATACGCGAATGAAAACCCCTATGATCTCGTTGTAATTGGTAGTCGAGGATTGAATACATTTCAAGAAATGGTATTAGGTAGCGTAAGCCATAAGGTTGCAAAGCGTGTCCAATGCCCAGTCATGATCGTCAAATAA
- a CDS encoding SulP family inorganic anion transporter: MNVQKLQQEWFGNIRGDILAGIVVALALIPEAIAFSIIAGVDPMVGLYASFCIAVVIAFVGGRPGMISAATGAMALLMTTLVADHGLQYLLAATVLTGVIQLLMGVLKLGKVMKFIPKSVMVGFVNALAILIFMAQLPHFIGETWIMYAMVAGALAIIYILPRFTKAVPSPLIAIIVMTIIAVTSGVGVRTVGDMGELTQALPLFLIPEIPLNFETLQIIFPYSFALAIVGLLESLLTAQIVDDMTDTESDKNREAKGQGAANIVAGFFGGMAGCAMIGQSVINVKSGGRGRLSTLVAGVVLMLLILVFNNVLVQIPMAALVGVMIMVSIGTFDWSSLTKLHVMPKTDAAVMIVTVVTVVFTHDLSKGVIAGVILSAIFFAAKISKVHVDTMIEDKTNAKTYQVRGQLFFASVTEFVSKFDFKDNVDTVIIDFTHAHCWDDSAVGAVDKIVLKYKQNGTPVKIIGLNPDSHKLINRLAVYDKANVNIVNH; the protein is encoded by the coding sequence TTGAACGTACAAAAATTACAACAAGAATGGTTTGGCAACATTAGAGGAGATATCTTAGCAGGTATCGTCGTTGCTCTAGCCTTAATTCCTGAAGCCATTGCCTTTTCAATCATTGCTGGGGTCGATCCGATGGTCGGTCTATATGCATCGTTTTGTATCGCGGTTGTGATTGCCTTTGTCGGTGGACGTCCAGGTATGATTTCTGCTGCAACCGGAGCGATGGCCCTATTAATGACAACACTTGTCGCTGATCACGGTCTTCAATATCTATTAGCCGCTACAGTCTTGACGGGTGTCATTCAATTATTAATGGGTGTCTTAAAGCTGGGTAAAGTAATGAAATTCATCCCTAAGTCCGTCATGGTCGGATTCGTTAACGCACTAGCTATTTTGATCTTTATGGCTCAACTACCACATTTCATAGGTGAAACTTGGATTATGTATGCGATGGTAGCCGGAGCATTAGCAATCATATATATTTTACCGAGGTTTACAAAAGCCGTTCCTTCTCCATTAATTGCAATCATCGTAATGACGATCATTGCGGTTACGTCAGGAGTAGGTGTAAGAACTGTTGGGGATATGGGAGAGTTAACACAAGCATTACCATTGTTCTTAATTCCAGAAATTCCATTGAACTTCGAGACATTGCAAATCATTTTCCCATACTCTTTTGCATTAGCGATTGTCGGTTTGCTTGAATCACTTCTCACTGCTCAAATCGTAGATGATATGACAGATACGGAAAGTGATAAGAACCGTGAAGCGAAAGGTCAAGGTGCTGCAAACATCGTTGCTGGATTTTTCGGAGGAATGGCTGGTTGTGCAATGATTGGACAATCTGTTATCAACGTAAAATCTGGTGGCCGTGGTCGACTATCGACCTTAGTCGCCGGTGTTGTTTTGATGCTACTCATTCTCGTATTCAACAACGTCCTTGTTCAAATTCCAATGGCAGCACTTGTCGGCGTAATGATTATGGTATCGATCGGAACATTCGATTGGTCTTCATTAACGAAACTCCATGTCATGCCTAAGACTGACGCAGCTGTAATGATCGTGACCGTTGTGACTGTAGTATTTACACACGATCTATCCAAAGGCGTTATTGCCGGTGTCATTCTAAGTGCAATCTTCTTTGCTGCAAAAATTTCGAAGGTTCATGTAGATACGATGATTGAGGATAAAACGAACGCAAAAACGTATCAAGTACGCGGACAGCTATTCTTCGCATCCGTTACAGAATTCGTTTCAAAGTTTGATTTTAAAGACAACGTAGATACAGTGATCATCGACTTCACTCATGCACATTGCTGGGACGATTCAGCTGTCGGTGCAGTCGATAAAATCGTACTGAAATACAAGCAAAACGGAACACCCGTTAAAATCATCGGCTTGAACCCTGACAGCCATAAGCTGATCAACCGACTCGCCGTATACGACAAAGCCAATGTAAACATTGTGAACCATTAA
- a CDS encoding nuclease-related domain-containing protein: MRRITPDHPARPIAEGWLETSRSGEWGERSLDYYLSFLGDNKYLIFDGTRLSSGKYFFQMDTLLVHPTFFILMEVKNLAGSLLFDTDQNQLIQQIADKEVIHKDPIQQVEHQHFQLIQWLRSKGFSDQIPINSFVVVANNKAKIIPNNNEELLRKKVIRNTKILDTINDLHATYKQEWFSAKELINLKRKIIQFHTPYHPDILSKLNIPKEKLTSGVQCPKCLAIPMQRARSKWICPQCKTISPQAHLDALRDYFLLCGKSISNQQLRSFLQIPSRTTSYRFLSSLNLKHMGTGKNRSYILSSLWPKYRS, translated from the coding sequence ATGAGAAGAATTACGCCTGATCATCCTGCAAGGCCAATTGCTGAAGGGTGGCTTGAAACTAGCAGGTCTGGTGAGTGGGGAGAGAGGAGTTTAGACTACTATTTAAGCTTCCTTGGAGACAATAAATATTTGATCTTTGATGGGACACGATTGAGTAGTGGTAAGTATTTCTTTCAAATGGATACGCTTTTAGTCCATCCAACTTTTTTCATCCTTATGGAAGTGAAGAATTTGGCGGGATCGCTCCTATTTGATACCGATCAAAATCAGCTCATACAACAAATTGCTGATAAAGAAGTGATTCATAAAGACCCGATTCAGCAGGTTGAGCATCAACATTTTCAACTGATCCAGTGGCTGAGAAGTAAAGGGTTTTCAGATCAAATTCCGATCAATTCATTTGTTGTTGTAGCAAATAACAAAGCCAAGATCATACCGAATAATAATGAAGAACTACTCCGTAAAAAGGTTATTCGCAATACAAAAATCCTCGATACAATTAATGACCTCCACGCAACATACAAACAGGAATGGTTCTCTGCAAAAGAGCTAATCAATCTCAAGAGAAAAATCATTCAGTTCCACACTCCATACCACCCCGACATTCTATCCAAACTAAACATCCCAAAAGAAAAACTGACTTCAGGAGTTCAATGCCCTAAATGCTTAGCAATCCCTATGCAAAGAGCTCGTTCAAAATGGATTTGTCCTCAATGTAAAACCATTTCTCCACAGGCACATCTCGATGCACTTCGAGACTACTTCCTTTTATGTGGTAAGAGCATTTCCAATCAACAGCTTAGATCTTTTCTTCAAATCCCCTCTAGGACAACATCATACCGATTCTTATCTTCACTAAACCTAAAACACATGGGGACCGGCAAAAACCGCTCTTACATTCTTAGTTCACTCTGGCCAAAGTACAGGTCATAA
- a CDS encoding Nif3-like dinuclear metal center hexameric protein: MVQLRKIEKDLNDLFKISELEQDPAFGRFIPRVYDPIEFDWKSTFEKDFTSRFNGLMIRGNDEVRTVYMAVFPTDQVLESFIDNANEGDLLFMHHPLLMECGDPRGESGRGFVPIKEHYLQEIKEKRLSIHTCHVPMDYHKEIGTNMAIAEALNATVIERFLPYNNTGHVGLICEIPTTNTENLADHLKETFDIPYIDFEGVQQKEIKTVAIVAGCGDSVEDMKDAEVRGAQAYITGEIHCHIDNEYGRKKYKEMMQYVPDTNMSLMGVSHSASEYLVMKTQMSKWFQEQYPQLNIELIPQHRWWL; encoded by the coding sequence ATGGTTCAACTTAGAAAGATCGAGAAGGATTTGAACGATTTATTTAAAATTAGCGAGCTCGAGCAGGATCCAGCTTTTGGCAGGTTCATACCGAGGGTGTATGATCCAATTGAGTTTGATTGGAAGTCTACTTTCGAGAAGGATTTCACGTCTCGCTTCAACGGGTTAATGATTCGTGGTAATGATGAGGTTAGGACCGTTTATATGGCTGTCTTTCCGACGGATCAAGTTCTAGAATCTTTCATTGATAACGCGAATGAAGGAGATCTCCTATTCATGCATCATCCTCTTTTGATGGAGTGTGGTGACCCAAGAGGTGAATCTGGTCGTGGATTTGTCCCAATCAAAGAGCACTATCTACAGGAAATCAAAGAAAAGAGGCTTTCCATTCATACATGCCACGTGCCAATGGATTATCATAAAGAAATCGGTACAAATATGGCAATCGCAGAAGCACTTAATGCAACAGTGATTGAACGTTTCCTACCATACAATAATACTGGACACGTCGGGTTGATTTGTGAAATACCAACCACCAACACAGAAAATCTCGCCGATCATCTAAAAGAAACCTTCGACATCCCTTACATCGATTTTGAAGGGGTTCAACAGAAAGAGATAAAAACAGTTGCAATTGTTGCTGGCTGTGGGGATTCAGTTGAAGATATGAAAGATGCAGAAGTACGTGGAGCTCAAGCCTACATAACAGGGGAAATCCACTGCCATATCGACAATGAATATGGACGGAAGAAATACAAAGAAATGATGCAATATGTACCAGACACAAATATGTCCTTAATGGGTGTTTCCCACTCTGCATCAGAATATCTCGTTATGAAAACGCAAATGAGTAAATGGTTTCAAGAACAATATCCTCAACTGAATATAGAGCTCATACCTCAGCATAGATGGTGGCTATGA
- a CDS encoding CAP domain-containing protein, with translation MKKQVVTLSLTALMSVGLLAGCNTPENKSEEGMQLKTVNDDRYGKNGTQIRTNNDTRYRPIWGGGQYQYRLEVPFNGENGQQFRQQYGGGMPADRGNNQQAAPQQNETQPNQPSADGKSMNQIELEVIDLTNKERAKNGLPKLKANTKLAEVAQAKSDDMLENGYFSHNSPNYGSPFQMMQEFGVSYQSAAENIAAGQQSAEKVVQDWMNSPGHRRNIMNGELTHIGIGYSTGGSQGTYWTQMFIEK, from the coding sequence ATGAAAAAACAGGTTGTAACTTTAAGTCTTACTGCACTTATGTCAGTGGGTTTATTGGCAGGGTGTAATACTCCGGAAAATAAATCAGAAGAAGGTATGCAACTTAAAACGGTGAATGACGATCGATATGGTAAAAATGGTACTCAAATTCGGACGAACAATGACACACGTTATCGACCAATTTGGGGCGGAGGCCAGTATCAATATCGTCTAGAAGTACCGTTTAATGGGGAAAACGGTCAGCAGTTCCGTCAACAATACGGTGGAGGTATGCCTGCAGATCGTGGCAATAATCAACAAGCTGCGCCTCAACAAAACGAAACACAGCCGAATCAACCTAGCGCAGATGGTAAGTCGATGAATCAAATTGAGCTTGAAGTTATAGATTTGACCAATAAGGAAAGAGCAAAGAATGGGCTTCCTAAATTAAAGGCGAATACGAAGCTTGCAGAAGTCGCCCAAGCGAAATCCGATGATATGTTGGAGAATGGCTATTTTTCACATAACTCGCCAAACTATGGTTCACCATTCCAAATGATGCAGGAATTCGGCGTGTCTTATCAATCAGCAGCTGAAAATATTGCAGCCGGACAGCAATCTGCTGAAAAGGTTGTACAAGACTGGATGAACAGTCCAGGGCACAGACGAAATATCATGAACGGTGAGCTTACGCACATCGGAATTGGATATTCAACAGGTGGAAGCCAAGGCACCTACTGGACTCAAATGTTCATCGAAAAGTAA
- a CDS encoding nuclease-related domain-containing protein — MKPQEIENLEALLRRIPPNHPSWTKVVNRYAKKNAGFQGEKSLEYYFSFLDPKEYLIIHNIRLPYQSNYFQIDFFVIHAKFILILEVKNISGTLIFDPENAQLIRQIEDREEIFKDPIEQAEHQAFQFRKWLVQHKFSQIPVKSIVVIANDRTKITSKGSPSIIGMVFRNTKILKVINEQTCSYKQDVLSKKDLKRLKRQLNKENTPTNPDLINIYKIKKEDIMTGVCCPYCSSIPMTRIYGKWICSNCDLFSDDAHLKALQDYSVLINPFITNTEFKNFLHLKTSRTAHRMIETLNLKPTGTTRNRVYDLNSLFKK; from the coding sequence TTGAAGCCTCAAGAAATTGAAAATTTAGAAGCATTATTAAGGAGAATTCCACCAAACCATCCATCTTGGACCAAAGTAGTAAACAGATATGCTAAAAAAAACGCTGGCTTTCAAGGTGAAAAATCCCTTGAGTATTACTTCAGCTTCCTCGATCCAAAAGAGTACCTCATCATCCATAATATTCGCCTACCTTACCAATCCAATTACTTTCAAATCGACTTCTTCGTCATACATGCTAAATTCATTTTGATTTTAGAAGTGAAAAACATTTCTGGAACACTCATATTTGATCCAGAAAACGCTCAACTTATTCGTCAGATTGAAGATAGAGAAGAAATTTTCAAGGATCCAATTGAACAGGCTGAGCACCAGGCTTTTCAATTTAGGAAATGGCTTGTGCAGCATAAATTTAGTCAAATTCCAGTCAAATCAATTGTTGTTATCGCTAATGATAGGACGAAAATTACATCAAAAGGATCACCATCTATAATTGGAATGGTCTTTAGAAATACTAAAATTTTAAAAGTGATAAATGAGCAAACTTGTTCCTATAAGCAGGATGTGCTATCAAAAAAAGATTTAAAAAGACTGAAAAGGCAATTAAACAAAGAAAACACACCAACCAATCCTGATTTAATAAACATCTATAAAATTAAAAAAGAAGATATTATGACAGGTGTATGTTGCCCGTATTGTTCATCAATACCTATGACAAGAATATATGGGAAGTGGATTTGCTCCAATTGTGACTTGTTCTCAGATGATGCTCATTTAAAAGCACTCCAAGATTATTCTGTTCTCATCAATCCTTTCATCACTAACACAGAATTCAAAAATTTCCTCCATCTAAAAACTTCTCGTACTGCCCACAGAATGATCGAAACCTTAAATCTTAAACCCACCGGAACAACAAGAAATCGTGTTTACGATTTAAATTCACTTTTTAAAAAGTGA
- a CDS encoding DEAD/DEAH box helicase, which yields MTTFRELGITSTYSEKLADQGIKNPTKIQAQAIPLLMEGRDIIGRAKTGSGKTIAFLLPMLERLNTDAGSVQSLIITPTRELALQITMELKKLVEGKGINVLAVYGGQDINLQLKELDRVVDIVVGTPGRILDHMRRETIDLSQVSMLVLDEADQMLQIGFLDEAEAIIEATPKSRQTALFSATMPDEILSLTNRYLKDAHQIMVQAEDIVVREIEEYVIETTDRKKQNTLLKTVKDEEPFLGIIFCRTKRRVSKLNLAMQEKGFLTDELHGGLSQAKREDVMARFRDGHIHLLVATDVAARGLDVEGVTHIFNYDVPLDPDSYTHRIGRTGRAGESGVALTFIAPKDYATFDMIERNLNRDIPRKTIRI from the coding sequence ATGACAACATTTAGAGAACTAGGCATTACATCTACATATAGTGAAAAATTAGCAGATCAAGGCATTAAGAATCCAACGAAGATCCAAGCACAAGCCATCCCTTTGTTGATGGAAGGCCGGGATATTATCGGAAGAGCGAAAACTGGGTCGGGAAAAACGATTGCCTTTTTGCTACCGATGCTTGAAAGGCTTAACACGGATGCTGGTTCCGTTCAATCATTAATCATCACGCCAACGAGAGAGCTCGCATTGCAAATTACAATGGAATTGAAGAAGCTCGTTGAAGGAAAAGGGATCAATGTATTAGCTGTGTATGGCGGACAAGATATCAACCTTCAGCTAAAAGAGTTAGATCGAGTCGTCGATATCGTTGTCGGAACACCGGGCAGGATTTTGGATCATATGAGAAGAGAGACGATTGATTTATCTCAAGTATCGATGCTCGTATTGGATGAAGCCGATCAAATGCTACAAATTGGATTTTTGGATGAAGCGGAGGCCATTATAGAAGCGACGCCAAAATCGAGACAAACTGCACTCTTTTCAGCTACAATGCCAGATGAAATCCTTTCACTTACTAACCGCTATTTAAAGGATGCGCATCAAATCATGGTGCAAGCCGAAGACATCGTAGTCCGCGAAATAGAGGAATATGTCATTGAGACAACTGATCGGAAAAAGCAAAACACCCTTTTGAAGACAGTCAAAGACGAGGAACCTTTCCTTGGGATCATTTTCTGTAGAACAAAACGTCGTGTGAGCAAGTTGAATTTGGCGATGCAGGAGAAGGGTTTTTTGACTGATGAATTGCATGGAGGTTTATCACAAGCGAAACGTGAGGATGTAATGGCAAGGTTCAGGGACGGTCACATTCACTTACTCGTTGCGACAGACGTGGCAGCGCGAGGATTGGATGTCGAAGGTGTTACACACATCTTCAACTACGATGTTCCTTTGGATCCCGATAGCTACACTCACCGAATCGGACGAACCGGTCGAGCAGGGGAAAGCGGAGTGGCGCTCACATTTATCGCACCGAAGGATTACGCAACGTTTGATATGATCGAAAGAAACCTCAATCGAGACATCCCTAGAAAGACAATACGAATCTAA
- a CDS encoding OsmC family protein, with amino-acid sequence MLEQITAVSKGMNTEGKSHEHSVVIDEPANMGGTDEGANPLATLLISLAGCENAIANFVAKEIDFDLKGIKFEINGDIDPKGMMGDKSVRPYFQKITVNATVETSEPQERIDELQEIVDSRCPIYTTMVAADVEMVPNWVKA; translated from the coding sequence ATGTTAGAACAAATTACAGCAGTATCAAAAGGTATGAACACAGAAGGTAAGTCTCACGAGCACTCGGTTGTGATCGACGAACCTGCAAACATGGGTGGAACAGACGAAGGTGCAAACCCACTTGCAACCCTTCTCATTTCATTAGCAGGTTGCGAAAATGCAATTGCAAACTTCGTAGCGAAAGAAATCGACTTCGACTTGAAAGGCATTAAGTTCGAAATCAATGGTGATATTGACCCGAAAGGTATGATGGGCGATAAGAGCGTCCGACCTTACTTCCAAAAGATCACTGTGAACGCTACAGTGGAAACGAGTGAGCCTCAAGAGCGCATTGATGAGCTACAAGAAATCGTTGACAGCCGTTGCCCAATCTACACGACAATGGTTGCAGCAGACGTTGAAATGGTCCCTAACTGGGTAAAAGCTTAA
- a CDS encoding TetR/AcrR family transcriptional regulator, with protein sequence MTSKKEHIISATAELIHAKGYESTKLSDILKAADIGKGQFYHYFSSKKDLGISVVDQYVQTWEQNLIEAILQSDKPSTDKLNEMLDWAVSYHESIGEFHGCPFGNLALEMSEHDEIFRTKINALFEKWIRSLENVLEDIVGGEKALMQAQAIVAQLEGGILLMKNFQDLSILRNIAENIRAQYI encoded by the coding sequence ATGACGTCAAAAAAAGAACACATTATTTCAGCGACGGCTGAACTCATTCATGCAAAAGGTTACGAAAGCACAAAGCTTAGTGACATTCTCAAGGCTGCTGACATTGGAAAAGGTCAATTTTATCATTACTTTTCATCGAAAAAAGACTTGGGCATTTCTGTTGTAGACCAATATGTTCAAACGTGGGAACAAAATCTCATTGAGGCTATCCTTCAGTCAGACAAACCATCAACTGACAAGCTGAATGAGATGCTTGATTGGGCGGTTTCTTATCATGAAAGTATTGGTGAATTCCACGGATGTCCTTTCGGAAATCTCGCACTTGAAATGAGCGAGCATGATGAAATTTTCCGCACAAAGATTAATGCTTTGTTTGAGAAGTGGATCAGAAGTTTGGAGAATGTTTTAGAAGATATCGTCGGTGGAGAGAAAGCCCTCATGCAAGCACAAGCGATTGTTGCCCAGCTGGAAGGCGGCATCCTGTTAATGAAAAACTTTCAGGATCTCTCGATTTTGCGAAATATAGCTGAGAACATCAGAGCACAATATATTTAG
- a CDS encoding DNA-3-methyladenine glycosylase 2: MTTQQKGTLVSSFDIDTPEIYSFKETLIYLSRSPLECLHKVKNDKIYKLLELEGEKVLIEISEKMDGKLQVTFLNQVPSSFKQVQLFIEDWLDLSQDLTPFYEMAKTDALLSPLVSDFFGLRVIGVPDLFEAICWAVIGQQVNLTFAYTVKKRLVETYGDDLSWRGERYWVFPKPEEISKLTVEDLKQIQLTGRKAEYLIQIATLMKEGNLSKQALLETDFESAEKELVSIRGIGPWSAHYVLMRCLRDPSAFPIGDAGLQNALKQLLGLDTKPTYEEMTKLFSKWKGWEAYAVFYLWRSLSKNVS; the protein is encoded by the coding sequence ATGACTACACAGCAAAAGGGCACGCTCGTTTCCAGTTTTGACATCGATACACCAGAAATATATAGCTTTAAGGAAACCCTCATTTACCTATCTCGCTCTCCACTAGAATGTCTACATAAAGTGAAAAACGATAAGATTTATAAACTTTTGGAGCTAGAAGGAGAAAAAGTCCTAATAGAAATTAGTGAGAAGATGGATGGCAAACTCCAAGTCACTTTTCTTAATCAAGTTCCCTCCTCCTTTAAACAGGTACAGCTATTTATTGAGGACTGGCTTGATCTGAGTCAGGATTTGACCCCATTTTATGAAATGGCAAAAACGGATGCTTTACTTTCACCATTAGTGAGCGATTTCTTTGGTTTACGCGTAATTGGCGTTCCAGATTTGTTCGAGGCCATATGCTGGGCAGTAATCGGTCAGCAGGTGAATTTAACTTTTGCTTATACCGTAAAAAAGCGACTTGTCGAGACATATGGGGATGATTTGAGTTGGCGTGGAGAACGATATTGGGTATTTCCGAAGCCAGAGGAAATTTCAAAACTGACTGTAGAAGACTTGAAACAGATTCAACTAACAGGTAGAAAAGCAGAGTATTTGATACAAATCGCTACGCTTATGAAAGAAGGGAATTTGTCCAAACAAGCGTTGTTAGAGACAGATTTCGAATCTGCTGAAAAAGAATTGGTATCCATACGGGGAATTGGACCATGGTCAGCACATTACGTTCTTATGCGTTGTTTGCGAGATCCTTCCGCATTTCCAATTGGGGATGCAGGATTACAAAATGCATTAAAGCAGCTTCTAGGTCTTGATACAAAGCCAACGTATGAGGAAATGACAAAACTTTTCTCAAAATGGAAGGGCTGGGAAGCATACGCAGTCTTCTATTTATGGAGGAGTCTCTCCAAAAATGTAAGCTAG
- a CDS encoding methylated-DNA--[protein]-cysteine S-methyltransferase, which yields MDKTITKVYWATFEHPIFKDRELYIAKTERGICRITWPTESFDTLNSWVEKQMPNAELVEDHDRLRASALELTEYFDGKRTTFSEPLDMIGTPFQVSVWKALTEIPFGETCSYSDIAQKLDNPKAVRAVGTANGANPIPIIVPCHRVIGKSNALTGFRGGLKVKEQLLQLEGYDDYTAKGHARFQF from the coding sequence ATGGATAAAACAATTACGAAGGTATACTGGGCAACATTTGAGCATCCGATTTTCAAGGATCGTGAACTATACATCGCAAAAACTGAAAGAGGAATTTGCCGAATTACATGGCCAACGGAAAGCTTCGATACATTAAACAGCTGGGTGGAAAAGCAAATGCCAAACGCAGAATTGGTAGAGGATCATGACCGACTTCGTGCAAGTGCTCTTGAACTAACGGAGTATTTTGATGGAAAGCGTACAACATTTTCCGAGCCACTCGATATGATCGGAACACCTTTCCAAGTGTCAGTGTGGAAAGCACTAACTGAAATCCCTTTTGGCGAAACATGTAGCTATTCGGATATCGCACAAAAGCTGGATAATCCGAAAGCTGTTCGAGCGGTCGGTACTGCAAATGGAGCAAATCCGATTCCGATAATCGTCCCATGTCACCGAGTCATTGGAAAAAGTAATGCGTTGACTGGATTTCGCGGTGGGCTAAAAGTGAAGGAACAACTATTGCAATTGGAGGGATACGATGACTACACAGCAAAAGGGCACGCTCGTTTCCAGTTTTGA
- a CDS encoding bifunctional transcriptional activator/DNA repair enzyme AdaA, whose translation MGDDIFQAVYETMKKRDTRFDGQYYVGIRTTGIVCRPSCRSRLAKPENVKIFSSVKEALNAGFRPCKRCKPETPSQHGPDAELSEAVLKLIREQYKEPLTLDVIANKLMMSPYHLQRIVKRTTGLTPNKHLHQMRITKAKEYLETSEMTINRIAKEVGFKNASHFSASFKKITGHTPNEYRTTGIGG comes from the coding sequence ATGGGGGATGACATTTTTCAAGCTGTATACGAAACGATGAAGAAGCGGGATACACGTTTTGATGGTCAATATTATGTTGGCATCCGAACAACAGGAATTGTATGTAGACCCTCATGTCGATCTCGCCTCGCGAAGCCGGAAAATGTGAAAATCTTTTCTTCAGTAAAGGAAGCGTTAAATGCTGGATTCCGTCCTTGTAAAAGGTGTAAGCCAGAAACACCGAGTCAACATGGTCCAGATGCTGAATTGTCAGAAGCGGTTTTGAAGCTGATTCGAGAACAGTACAAAGAACCACTTACCCTTGATGTCATTGCCAATAAGCTTATGATGAGCCCGTATCATTTGCAGCGGATCGTTAAGCGGACAACGGGCTTAACGCCGAACAAACATTTACACCAAATGCGGATTACAAAAGCAAAAGAATATCTTGAGACGAGTGAGATGACAATCAATCGGATTGCGAAAGAGGTCGGCTTCAAGAATGCCTCTCATTTTTCAGCTTCATTTAAGAAAATAACAGGACACACACCGAACGAATATAGAACAACGGGAATTGGAGGGTGA
- a CDS encoding esterase/lipase family protein: MKKLFAMFIMISLIGTGSGTVMAEGGSSGGFLKEEGTPPPGANDPDCRPSEAHPEPVVLVPGTFETMERNFINLSPMLKEKGYCVFSLNYGEQNGLPASGPIEDSAEELKVFVNNVLELTGAEKVSIVGHSQGGMMPRYYMKNLGGSEQVEDLIGLVPSNHGTTGVAGFSDLTTTGADVTSCTACHQQSSDSEFITDLNKGAETLGSTSYTVITTRNDEVVVPYTSAFLSGPDETVENITIQDYYPYDQIEHQNIAQDPLAFNFVFDALEHEGPADPDRAVALFK, from the coding sequence GTGAAGAAGCTTTTCGCAATGTTTATAATGATAAGCCTAATCGGTACTGGGAGCGGTACTGTCATGGCCGAGGGAGGTTCATCTGGCGGATTTTTAAAAGAAGAAGGAACACCTCCACCTGGTGCAAACGATCCAGATTGTCGCCCTAGTGAAGCACATCCCGAACCTGTCGTTCTTGTACCGGGCACATTCGAAACGATGGAAAGAAACTTCATTAATCTCTCTCCAATGTTGAAAGAGAAAGGTTATTGTGTGTTTTCTTTGAACTATGGTGAGCAGAATGGATTACCAGCGTCCGGACCGATTGAGGACTCTGCAGAAGAACTTAAAGTCTTCGTTAACAATGTCTTAGAGCTAACTGGTGCTGAAAAGGTTTCTATTGTTGGTCACAGTCAGGGCGGAATGATGCCAAGGTACTACATGAAAAATTTAGGTGGAAGCGAGCAGGTTGAAGACTTAATTGGTCTCGTGCCTTCGAATCATGGAACGACTGGAGTGGCAGGTTTCTCTGATTTGACGACAACCGGAGCAGACGTTACTTCATGTACAGCCTGCCATCAACAATCGAGTGATTCTGAGTTTATTACAGATTTGAACAAGGGTGCCGAAACTTTAGGAAGTACATCCTATACTGTCATCACGACACGTAATGATGAAGTCGTCGTTCCGTATACTTCCGCTTTCTTAAGTGGTCCGGATGAAACCGTAGAGAACATTACAATCCAAGATTATTATCCATATGACCAAATCGAACATCAAAATATTGCACAAGACCCGCTCGCGTTCAATTTTGTTTTTGACGCTCTTGAGCATGAGGGTCCGGCAGATCCTGATCGAGCTGTAGCTTTATTTAAATAA